A DNA window from Thermogemmata fonticola contains the following coding sequences:
- a CDS encoding HD domain-containing protein produces the protein MRTFEEVVLAAVSFAARAHRHQLRKDGRTPYVAHPLRVALIVRHLLGCGDEEVLAAAVLHDCLEDTDTDYDDLAAAFGEQVARWVAALSKDCRLPEEQREEAYCRQLRAADWQVHLLKLADMYDNLTDSAHLEPFKRAQVVRKVRRYLEALRPTSADPPLVSAARRLVEQALSQLEQHEVQV, from the coding sequence ATGAGAACTTTTGAGGAGGTTGTATTGGCCGCCGTGTCGTTTGCTGCTCGCGCGCACCGGCATCAGTTGCGCAAGGATGGGCGGACGCCGTATGTGGCGCATCCGCTGCGGGTGGCGTTGATCGTCCGGCATCTATTGGGCTGCGGGGATGAGGAGGTGCTCGCCGCCGCCGTGCTCCACGACTGCCTGGAGGACACGGACACGGACTACGACGATCTGGCCGCGGCCTTCGGCGAGCAGGTCGCTCGCTGGGTCGCCGCCTTGTCCAAGGATTGCCGCCTGCCGGAGGAGCAGCGCGAGGAGGCTTACTGCCGGCAGTTGCGCGCCGCCGACTGGCAAGTGCACCTGCTCAAGCTGGCCGATATGTACGACAACCTGACGGACTCCGCCCACCTGGAACCTTTCAAGCGTGCCCAGGTTGTACGCAAGGTCCGCCGCTATCTGGAAGCCCTCCGCCCTACCTCGGCGGATCCGCCCCTGGTCTCCGCTGCGCGGCGCTTGGTGGAGCAAGCGTTGTCGCAATTAGAACAACATGAGGTGCAAGTATAA